From Jeotgalibaca dankookensis, one genomic window encodes:
- a CDS encoding methylglyoxal synthase, giving the protein MKIALIAHDRKKDLMIQLCTAYKPVLEKHELFATGTTGLRIVEETGLKVHRFKSGPLGGDQQIGARISQNEIDCVIFIRDPLEAMPHEPDVTALIRLADVYEIPMATNIGTAEVLLRGMESGFMDWRQFSDSEHKHALEPDF; this is encoded by the coding sequence TTGAAAATTGCATTGATAGCACATGACCGAAAAAAAGATTTAATGATTCAACTTTGCACTGCTTACAAACCTGTTTTAGAAAAGCATGAGTTATTCGCAACGGGTACAACAGGTCTGAGAATCGTTGAAGAAACAGGCCTAAAGGTCCACCGGTTTAAATCAGGTCCACTTGGTGGCGACCAACAAATTGGCGCGCGAATTTCTCAAAACGAAATCGATTGTGTCATTTTTATTCGTGATCCTTTAGAAGCAATGCCACATGAGCCCGATGTGACGGCTCTTATCCGTTTAGCAGATGTTTATGAAATACCAATGGCGACAAATATTGGTACGGCAGAGGTTTTATTACGTGGGATGGAAAGTGGATTTATGGATTGGCGTCAATTTAGTGATTCTGAACATAAACACGCATTAGAGCCAGACTTTTAA
- a CDS encoding glutaredoxin family protein produces the protein MEVTLYTKNNCGMCNNTKRYLKMVGANFTEKNVEVDEKFMDEALMTGFTAMPIVQVGEEVFSGHRPDKLEEIFGAL, from the coding sequence ATGGAAGTAACCTTATATACAAAAAATAACTGTGGTATGTGTAACAATACAAAACGCTATTTGAAAATGGTAGGTGCGAATTTCACTGAAAAAAATGTAGAAGTAGATGAAAAGTTTATGGATGAAGCACTTATGACTGGGTTTACAGCGATGCCGATTGTGCAAGTAGGCGAAGAGGTTTTTAGTGGTCACCGTCCAGACAAACTAGAAGAAATTTTTGGCGCACTATGA
- the nrdG gene encoding anaerobic ribonucleoside-triphosphate reductase activating protein yields MQNPQPGEWTSERYSQGRIASYKPFNFVDGEGVRNSLYVSGCLFACPGCFNKVAQSFRYGQPYTEELEEQILADLKPDYVQGLTLLGGEPFLNTGTLLPLIKKVRQIYGDSKDIWSWTGYTWEEMMLETSDKLELLSLIDVLVDGRFELAKKDLTLTFRGSSNQRIIRVPESLEKNRIILWQSQFEEEKQWK; encoded by the coding sequence ATGCAGAACCCTCAACCGGGTGAATGGACCTCAGAACGCTACTCACAAGGGCGAATCGCTAGCTACAAGCCTTTCAACTTTGTCGATGGCGAAGGAGTTCGTAACAGTCTCTACGTGAGTGGCTGTCTCTTTGCTTGTCCAGGTTGCTTTAATAAAGTGGCTCAATCCTTCCGCTACGGCCAGCCTTATACAGAGGAATTGGAAGAACAAATATTAGCAGACTTAAAACCCGATTACGTCCAAGGGTTAACGCTTTTGGGAGGGGAACCTTTTTTAAATACGGGAACATTACTCCCCCTAATTAAAAAAGTTCGTCAAATATATGGTGATAGCAAGGATATTTGGAGTTGGACCGGCTATACCTGGGAGGAAATGATGCTCGAAACAAGTGATAAATTAGAACTGTTGTCACTCATTGATGTCTTAGTAGATGGTCGCTTTGAGTTAGCCAAAAAAGATTTAACCTTAACCTTCCGAGGCAGTTCTAACCAACGCATTATTCGTGTCCCAGAAAGCCTTGAAAAAAACAGAATTATATTATGGCAAAGCCAATTTGAGGAGGAAAAGCAATGGAAGTAA
- a CDS encoding glutamate-5-semialdehyde dehydrogenase, which produces MNKSLETMGKEAKAAAKLLRKVKTVDKNQALLAMAEALLDNQTTIMDANIIDINQAIENGLTKPMIERLTLNAERIQGMVDSIKQIASLPDPIGYIEEMKVGEDGIQIGKRRVPLGVIGIIYESRPNVTADAAALCFKSGNAVILRGGKEALASNQAILTALRQGLEKTNIATTSIQLITDPSRQIASEFMQMNTYLDCLIPRGGAGLIQHVLKTATVPVIETGVGNCHLYIDKDADLEMATRILVNAKCDRPSVCNAIETLLVHQGVAETFMPVFAEALKPYQVTVRGDKTTLALMPGSKPATEEDYQTEFLSMTLAVKVVADYEEAVSHIQTYSTGHSEVIVTDSYQCSQDFLDDIDSAAVYINSSSRFTDGGCFGLGGEIGVSTRKLHARGPMGLEALTSYKYIILGNGQIRGTTGNEITH; this is translated from the coding sequence ATGAATAAATCACTTGAAACAATGGGGAAAGAAGCCAAAGCAGCTGCCAAGCTCTTACGCAAAGTAAAAACAGTTGATAAGAATCAGGCGCTACTTGCTATGGCTGAAGCCCTTTTAGATAATCAAACAACCATTATGGATGCTAACATCATTGACATCAATCAGGCAATTGAAAATGGCTTAACCAAACCGATGATTGAGCGTCTCACTTTGAATGCTGAGCGTATTCAAGGAATGGTAGATAGTATCAAGCAAATCGCCAGCCTGCCCGATCCAATTGGTTACATTGAAGAAATGAAAGTAGGCGAAGATGGCATTCAGATTGGAAAGCGTCGTGTTCCTCTTGGTGTTATTGGTATTATCTATGAGTCACGCCCAAACGTTACAGCAGACGCTGCTGCTTTGTGTTTTAAATCAGGTAACGCAGTAATCTTAAGAGGGGGTAAAGAGGCGCTTGCTTCTAACCAAGCGATACTAACTGCTTTACGTCAAGGTCTCGAAAAAACTAATATTGCTACGACAAGTATCCAACTCATCACCGACCCATCACGTCAAATCGCCAGTGAGTTTATGCAAATGAATACCTACCTTGATTGTTTAATTCCTCGTGGCGGCGCTGGTCTTATCCAACATGTTTTAAAAACCGCAACGGTTCCAGTTATTGAAACGGGCGTTGGAAATTGTCACTTATATATCGATAAAGACGCCGATTTAGAAATGGCGACTCGTATATTAGTAAATGCGAAATGTGACCGCCCATCTGTCTGTAACGCGATTGAAACGCTACTCGTCCACCAAGGCGTAGCAGAAACCTTCATGCCTGTTTTTGCAGAAGCGTTAAAACCTTACCAAGTGACTGTTCGAGGTGACAAAACGACTTTAGCTCTCATGCCAGGTTCAAAGCCAGCTACCGAGGAAGATTACCAAACTGAATTTCTAAGTATGACTTTGGCTGTCAAAGTCGTGGCGGATTATGAAGAGGCTGTTTCCCATATACAAACCTATTCAACAGGACATTCAGAAGTCATCGTGACAGATAGCTACCAATGTTCACAAGACTTCTTGGATGATATTGATTCGGCTGCTGTTTATATAAACAGTTCATCACGCTTTACAGATGGCGGTTGCTTTGGTTTAGGTGGCGAAATTGGTGTCAGCACTCGAAAGTTACATGCGCGTGGGCCGATGGGGCTTGAAGCGTTGACTTCTTATAAATATATTATTTTAGGAAATGGTCAAATTCGTGGAACAACAGGAAATGAAATTACACACTAA
- the proB gene encoding glutamate 5-kinase, with product MLLRKKIPTNKRIAVKIGTSSLMTPQGKVNYQQFDRLAYVLSTLNQSGKEVILVSSGAMGVGMDKLHIHDRPKSIPGQQAISAIGQSEMMNLYSRFFSHYNQMVGQILMTRDVVEFPESYQNVKNTFETLLKMGIIPIVNENDTVAVEELDHATKFGDNDQLSAIVANITQADILLMLSDIDGFYDQNPSHNPDAHLFHTIEDVTDKELARAGGEGSSFGTGGMRTKLKAAQYLLKNNQEMILAKAEDPTILFDILKGHEIGTYFSRHPEFIKEDIDE from the coding sequence ATGCTTTTACGTAAGAAAATACCTACAAACAAACGAATTGCTGTTAAAATTGGGACAAGTTCCCTCATGACCCCTCAAGGTAAAGTCAACTATCAACAGTTTGATCGCTTGGCTTATGTATTGAGTACACTCAATCAATCCGGAAAAGAAGTTATCCTTGTCTCTTCTGGCGCGATGGGGGTTGGAATGGATAAATTACATATTCACGATCGTCCTAAGTCCATTCCTGGTCAACAAGCGATTTCTGCTATTGGGCAAAGCGAGATGATGAACCTGTATTCACGTTTCTTCTCCCACTACAATCAAATGGTTGGCCAAATTTTGATGACACGCGATGTGGTTGAATTTCCAGAAAGCTATCAAAATGTCAAAAACACCTTCGAAACGCTACTAAAAATGGGAATTATCCCTATTGTGAATGAAAATGATACGGTAGCCGTAGAGGAACTCGACCATGCTACTAAGTTTGGAGATAATGACCAATTGTCTGCAATCGTCGCCAATATCACACAAGCCGATATCTTACTGATGCTATCTGATATTGATGGTTTCTATGACCAAAATCCTTCTCACAACCCAGATGCACACCTTTTCCATACCATTGAAGACGTAACTGATAAAGAATTAGCTCGTGCTGGTGGTGAAGGTTCTAGTTTTGGAACAGGTGGTATGCGAACCAAGTTAAAAGCAGCTCAATATTTATTAAAAAATAATCAAGAAATGATTTTAGCTAAGGCAGAAGACCCCACTATTCTATTTGATATTTTAAAAGGCCATGAAATCGGCACTTACTTTTCACGCCACCCAGAATTTATTAAGGAGGATATAGATGAATAA
- the nrdD gene encoding anaerobic ribonucleoside-triphosphate reductase, whose amino-acid sequence MIDLNTTYRSCLFILALYVVVEEGLMMSETLKYDESKAKKVIKLGAKEAVGIEKQRDIEFGIQQLLQKDQTLLNENANKDSRVFNTIRDLTAGVTAKAIGLRLMPDHVERAHLRGDLHFHDLDYHPYSPMTNCCLIDFNYMFENGFTIGNAEVEKPQSIQTAAAQMAQIIANVSSSQYGGTSANRIDELLAPYAQINADKHRQEAKKWVHPDQQEEYVWQKTKKDIYDAMQSLEYEVNTLYTSNGQTPFVTFGFGLGTNRYEREIQKAIFQVRIQGLGKEKRTAIFPKLVFGIKDGVNLKATDPNYDIKQLALECATKRMYPDILNYDKLVEITGSYKAPMGCRSFLQSWQDEKGQEVSDGRMNLGVVTLNLPRVALESGVEQQSFWDLLEERLTIAKDALVYRLERVKEAEPVNAPILYMNGAWGHKLHLEDSVDTVFKERRATISLGYIGLYEVATHFYGSDWENNPQAKTFTLEVLKSLKNHCDYWSEEYGYHFSVYATPSESLTDRFCRLDKEKFGSIPDITDKDYYTNSFHYDVRKKPSPFEKLDFEKDYPFYSSGGFIHYCEYPNLRQNPKALEAVWDYSYSRVGYLGTNTPIDKCYECGFTGEFNPTERGFQCPDCQNRNPETSDVVKRTCGYLGNPQKRPMVRGRHKEITARTKHM is encoded by the coding sequence ATGATAGACTTAAACACAACATATAGAAGTTGTCTCTTTATTTTAGCACTATATGTAGTGGTAGAGGAGGGTTTAATGATGTCTGAAACGTTGAAGTACGATGAAAGCAAGGCAAAAAAAGTCATCAAATTAGGAGCGAAAGAAGCGGTTGGAATAGAGAAGCAGCGTGACATTGAATTTGGAATTCAACAATTACTGCAAAAGGATCAAACGCTCTTAAATGAAAATGCCAATAAAGACAGTCGTGTCTTTAATACGATTCGTGATCTAACAGCTGGGGTTACCGCCAAGGCAATTGGCTTGCGGCTTATGCCAGATCATGTTGAACGGGCACATTTAAGAGGGGATCTGCATTTTCATGATTTGGATTATCATCCTTATTCTCCGATGACCAATTGCTGTTTAATCGATTTTAACTACATGTTCGAAAATGGCTTTACTATTGGTAATGCTGAAGTTGAAAAACCGCAATCGATTCAAACGGCAGCAGCACAGATGGCGCAAATTATTGCTAATGTCTCGAGCAGTCAATATGGAGGAACAAGTGCGAACCGGATTGATGAGTTATTAGCTCCTTATGCCCAGATAAATGCAGATAAACACCGCCAAGAAGCAAAAAAATGGGTCCATCCCGACCAACAAGAAGAGTATGTCTGGCAAAAAACGAAAAAAGATATTTACGATGCCATGCAAAGTTTAGAGTATGAAGTGAACACACTCTATACATCTAACGGACAGACACCTTTTGTTACCTTTGGATTTGGTCTAGGGACCAACCGTTATGAGCGTGAAATTCAAAAAGCAATTTTTCAAGTTCGTATTCAAGGGCTTGGTAAGGAAAAGCGTACTGCTATTTTCCCGAAATTAGTCTTTGGTATTAAGGACGGCGTGAACTTAAAAGCGACCGATCCTAATTATGATATTAAACAACTGGCACTTGAATGTGCGACCAAACGGATGTATCCAGATATTTTGAATTATGACAAACTAGTGGAAATAACGGGTTCATACAAAGCACCTATGGGATGTCGTTCTTTCTTGCAGAGCTGGCAAGATGAAAAGGGCCAAGAAGTCTCAGATGGACGAATGAATTTGGGCGTGGTGACTTTAAACTTACCACGCGTCGCATTGGAATCTGGAGTAGAGCAACAATCATTCTGGGATTTACTAGAAGAAAGGCTAACGATTGCCAAAGACGCGCTTGTTTATCGTTTAGAGCGAGTTAAAGAGGCAGAGCCTGTCAATGCCCCTATTCTGTATATGAACGGTGCTTGGGGCCATAAACTCCATTTAGAAGACAGTGTCGATACTGTTTTTAAAGAGCGCCGTGCGACTATTTCTCTGGGGTATATTGGCTTGTATGAAGTAGCGACTCATTTCTATGGGTCAGACTGGGAGAATAACCCGCAAGCTAAGACTTTTACTTTAGAAGTATTAAAGTCCTTAAAAAATCACTGCGACTACTGGAGTGAAGAATACGGGTATCATTTTAGTGTTTATGCGACGCCAAGTGAAAGTTTAACCGATCGGTTTTGTCGACTTGATAAAGAAAAGTTTGGCAGCATTCCCGATATTACTGATAAAGACTACTATACCAATAGTTTCCACTACGATGTGCGGAAGAAACCAAGTCCCTTTGAAAAGCTAGATTTTGAAAAAGATTATCCATTTTATTCTTCAGGTGGGTTTATACACTACTGCGAATATCCAAACCTTCGTCAAAATCCCAAAGCACTAGAAGCAGTTTGGGATTATTCCTATAGTCGTGTCGGGTACCTAGGAACAAACACACCCATCGATAAATGCTATGAGTGCGGATTTACGGGTGAATTTAATCCAACTGAACGGGGCTTTCAGTGCCCTGATTGTCAAAATCGCAATCCTGAAACCAGTGATGTTGTGAAACGAACCTGTGGCTACCTGGGTAACCCGCAAAAGCGGCCGATGGTACGCGGTCGACACAAAGAAATAACCGCACGTACAAAACACATGTAA
- the nrdE gene encoding class 1b ribonucleoside-diphosphate reductase subunit alpha has product MHAPKVTKNLKNDNPTYFELNNQLNIPKEGIIQLNKDKESVRAYFLEYVNPNTVFFHNLEEKLDYLVTNDYIESDLLDRYSFDFIKKVFDFIYDKKFRFNTFMGAYKFYQQYALKTNDGNRILERYEDRVAFNALYLGDGDEELVMDLAAEMISQRLQPATPTFLNAGRKRRGELSSCYLISLEDDMNAIGRGINSALQLSKRGGGVGINLTSIRAKNDPIKGIEGAAGGVVPIMKLFEDTFSYANQLGQRQGAGVVYLNVFHPDIVDFLATRKENADEKVRIKTLSLGLVVPDKFYELIKKGEIMYLFSPHDAERVYGKPFSYIDITAEYDNMVNNPLIRKSKINARELETEISNLQNEAGYPYIINIDTANRENPIDGRIIMSNLCSEIFQSMTPSVINDRQEYEVLGTDVICNLASTNVANIMASPDFGKSITVALRALTNVSLKTNTASVPTIENGNKKNHAVGLGAMNLHGYLAKNKIHYGSAESIEFTDLYFMLMNYWTLKASNELAIEKGQTFDGFEKSEYYSGAYFERYQDRIKTRQDIEHLTVAVLFKDIYIPTQADWQALEDSIREFGLFNSYRMAVAPTGSISYVNEATSSIHPLIQKVEERVEGSRGKVYYPAPYLSAETIPYYTSAYDIDQRRIIDVYAAAQKHVDQGMSLTLFTRSEFEQGMYEWKSDSKFLTKKTTRDLNKFRNYAWTKGIKSLYYVRTFTDDAEISSVNECENCSI; this is encoded by the coding sequence ATGCATGCACCGAAAGTAACCAAGAATCTTAAGAACGATAATCCGACTTATTTTGAATTAAATAATCAACTTAATATTCCTAAAGAGGGAATTATCCAATTAAATAAAGATAAAGAGTCTGTTCGGGCCTATTTTTTGGAGTATGTAAATCCTAATACTGTTTTTTTCCATAATCTAGAAGAGAAACTAGATTACCTCGTGACCAATGATTACATTGAAAGTGACTTACTCGATCGCTATTCATTTGATTTTATAAAAAAAGTTTTTGATTTTATATATGATAAAAAATTCCGTTTTAATACCTTCATGGGTGCATATAAGTTTTATCAACAATATGCTTTAAAAACGAATGATGGTAACCGTATCCTCGAGCGCTATGAAGACCGTGTCGCCTTCAATGCCCTCTATCTAGGTGATGGAGACGAAGAATTGGTGATGGATTTGGCTGCAGAAATGATTAGTCAACGTCTCCAACCAGCAACACCAACCTTTTTAAATGCCGGGCGTAAGCGCCGTGGTGAGCTATCCTCTTGTTATTTAATTTCTTTAGAAGATGATATGAACGCGATTGGGCGAGGAATTAACTCTGCATTGCAACTATCGAAACGTGGTGGTGGGGTTGGAATTAACTTGACAAGTATCCGTGCCAAAAACGACCCAATTAAAGGAATTGAAGGCGCAGCGGGTGGCGTTGTGCCCATTATGAAGCTGTTTGAAGATACCTTCTCTTATGCCAATCAACTTGGACAGCGTCAAGGAGCTGGTGTGGTTTATTTAAACGTCTTTCACCCAGATATTGTCGATTTTTTAGCGACGCGTAAAGAAAATGCAGATGAAAAGGTACGTATCAAAACGCTATCGCTCGGATTGGTTGTTCCAGATAAGTTCTATGAGCTGATAAAAAAAGGTGAAATTATGTACCTTTTTAGTCCGCACGATGCAGAGCGCGTATATGGGAAGCCTTTCTCCTATATCGACATCACTGCGGAGTATGACAATATGGTCAATAACCCGCTTATTCGTAAATCAAAAATTAATGCGCGCGAATTAGAAACAGAAATATCGAATCTGCAAAATGAAGCGGGGTACCCGTATATTATCAATATTGATACAGCAAACCGTGAGAACCCAATTGACGGTCGGATTATTATGAGTAATTTATGTTCAGAAATATTCCAAAGTATGACACCATCTGTTATCAATGATCGTCAAGAATATGAAGTATTAGGAACAGATGTTATTTGTAACTTGGCTTCTACCAACGTAGCCAATATCATGGCTTCCCCTGATTTCGGTAAGTCGATTACAGTCGCTTTACGCGCTCTAACGAATGTGAGTTTAAAAACGAATACGGCTTCTGTTCCAACTATTGAGAATGGAAATAAGAAAAACCATGCTGTTGGCTTAGGTGCTATGAACTTGCACGGATATTTAGCTAAAAATAAGATTCATTATGGTTCAGCAGAATCAATTGAATTTACCGATCTTTATTTTATGTTAATGAATTATTGGACTTTAAAAGCTAGTAACGAATTAGCAATTGAAAAAGGACAAACTTTTGATGGATTTGAGAAATCTGAGTACTACAGTGGGGCTTATTTTGAACGGTATCAAGACCGTATTAAAACGCGCCAAGATATTGAGCACTTAACCGTAGCTGTTTTATTTAAGGATATTTATATTCCGACACAAGCAGACTGGCAAGCGTTAGAAGATTCTATTCGTGAGTTTGGGTTGTTTAATAGTTATCGGATGGCCGTTGCACCAACTGGGTCAATTAGTTATGTAAATGAAGCAACCTCATCGATCCATCCTTTGATTCAAAAGGTTGAAGAGCGCGTAGAAGGGTCACGTGGGAAAGTTTACTATCCTGCACCATATTTGAGTGCAGAGACAATCCCTTACTACACTTCTGCTTACGACATTGATCAACGTCGCATTATTGACGTGTATGCAGCCGCTCAAAAACATGTAGACCAAGGAATGAGTTTGACACTCTTTACACGTTCAGAATTTGAGCAAGGCATGTATGAATGGAAGTCAGATTCTAAGTTTTTAACGAAAAAAACGACACGAGATTTAAATAAATTCCGTAATTATGCTTGGACAAAAGGGATTAAATCGCTTTACTATGTCAGAACATTTACAGATGATGCTGAAATTAGTTCTGTTAATGAATGCGAAAACTGTTCCATTTAA
- a CDS encoding ribonucleotide reductase stimulatory protein, with protein MKIVFFSVTGNVRRFVKDLADFSSLEITQTNPFIEVNQPFVFIAPAYEKEVTEIAWDFMETGNNAQYCCGIIGSGNLNFSDLYIYTAKDLARDFDIPLLDDFEAFGTAKERERIKEKIYACTESNQES; from the coding sequence ATGAAAATTGTTTTTTTCTCAGTAACCGGGAATGTACGCCGATTTGTTAAAGATTTAGCGGATTTTTCGAGTTTGGAAATCACTCAAACCAATCCCTTCATCGAGGTCAACCAACCTTTCGTCTTTATTGCCCCAGCTTATGAAAAAGAAGTAACTGAAATTGCTTGGGACTTTATGGAAACAGGTAATAACGCACAGTACTGTTGTGGGATTATCGGGAGTGGGAACTTAAATTTTTCTGATTTATATATTTATACAGCTAAAGACTTAGCGCGGGACTTTGACATTCCCTTATTAGATGATTTTGAAGCCTTTGGGACTGCCAAAGAAAGAGAACGAATAAAGGAGAAAATATATGCATGCACCGAAAGTAACCAAGAATCTTAA
- a CDS encoding IS1182 family transposase: MYKKYNTNQTTLPLELSALLPQDHLVFVIDEFIESLDWSAYPLFEASEGRPGYHPRLLIKALLFAYSEGIFSGRKMEKTMLENIAMMWLVSQETISYRTINRFRSSLFCQNLLPELFAEFAAKLKTENMVTMETLFVDGTKIEANANKFSFVWKKAIERYKASLKEKAMQYFKEEIQPLVDQAMQIDDSDELSTAELEEIATIIEQEIQDLSSDIEANPVKGKNPKKQRRRTLKKHLRKLVNDFIPRKKKYAAYEQVFEDRNSFSKTDTDATFMRMKDDYMQNGQLKAGYNIQIGTENQFALAVGVFPNPTDMRTLIPFVDSLTILPKTIVADAGYGSEENLDYLDQIDVEHLIKYNAFDKEQKRSYKSSDKNRKNWEYVVEENYFVHPDGTKYYFSHISRKKNTSGFVQIIHVYKPTNPEEAPQKSFNYNWHYEELKEQETSKLLSPERSRIFAQRKIDVEPVFGQIKANLGFTRFHLRGKEKVKVDIELALMANNLRKYNLRKAS, translated from the coding sequence ATGTATAAAAAATATAACACAAACCAAACCACTTTACCATTGGAATTATCCGCTTTGCTTCCCCAAGACCATCTTGTTTTTGTTATCGATGAATTTATTGAATCGTTAGATTGGTCTGCCTATCCTTTATTCGAGGCTTCCGAAGGAAGGCCTGGTTATCACCCGCGTTTGCTTATCAAGGCTTTGTTATTCGCCTACTCGGAAGGTATCTTCTCGGGACGGAAAATGGAAAAGACGATGTTGGAGAACATCGCTATGATGTGGTTGGTAAGCCAAGAAACGATTTCCTACCGTACAATCAACCGGTTTCGGTCATCACTGTTTTGCCAAAATCTGTTACCGGAATTGTTTGCGGAATTTGCAGCGAAACTGAAGACAGAAAATATGGTCACGATGGAAACCCTCTTCGTTGATGGCACGAAAATTGAAGCAAATGCCAATAAGTTTTCTTTTGTCTGGAAAAAGGCCATTGAGAGATACAAAGCTTCCCTTAAAGAAAAGGCGATGCAGTACTTTAAGGAAGAAATTCAACCATTGGTTGACCAAGCCATGCAGATTGATGATTCTGATGAACTGTCCACCGCTGAGTTGGAAGAAATTGCCACTATCATTGAGCAAGAAATTCAAGACCTGTCTAGTGACATCGAGGCGAATCCAGTTAAAGGGAAAAACCCTAAAAAGCAAAGACGACGGACGCTAAAGAAACACTTGCGTAAATTGGTTAATGACTTTATTCCACGTAAGAAAAAATATGCGGCGTATGAACAAGTTTTTGAGGATCGGAACAGCTTCTCAAAAACGGATACCGACGCTACGTTTATGCGAATGAAAGATGACTATATGCAAAATGGACAACTTAAGGCAGGATACAATATTCAAATTGGTACTGAAAACCAATTCGCTTTGGCCGTCGGGGTGTTTCCTAATCCTACGGATATGCGGACACTCATCCCTTTTGTAGATTCCTTGACCATTTTACCGAAGACCATTGTAGCTGATGCTGGATATGGCAGTGAGGAAAACCTGGATTACTTGGACCAAATTGATGTGGAACACCTTATCAAATATAATGCGTTTGATAAAGAACAAAAGCGTAGTTATAAATCATCAGATAAAAACAGAAAAAATTGGGAGTATGTGGTGGAAGAAAATTATTTTGTCCATCCGGATGGTACGAAATATTATTTCAGCCATATCAGCCGCAAGAAGAACACGAGTGGTTTCGTTCAGATAATCCATGTATATAAACCGACTAATCCGGAAGAAGCCCCCCAAAAATCATTTAACTATAATTGGCACTATGAGGAATTAAAAGAACAAGAAACGAGTAAGCTTTTATCGCCCGAAAGGTCTCGGATTTTTGCACAACGCAAAATCGATGTTGAGCCTGTTTTTGGCCAGATAAAGGCTAATTTGGGTTTCACTCGATTCCATTTACGTGGAAAAGAAAAGGTAAAAGTTGATATTGAATTGGCCTTGATGGCCAATAACTTGAGAAAATATAATCTAAGGAAGGCTAGTTAA
- the nrdF gene encoding class 1b ribonucleoside-diphosphate reductase subunit beta gives MIRLNKRQHDPTTSYKSINWNEVEDMVDKLTWEKLTSQFWLDTRMVPSNDLSDWSKLSEAEKTLFNKVFGGLTMLDTLQGEDGNAQILKDAKTQHEIAVLTNIQFMEQVHAKSYSTIFSTLCSPAEINEIFRWTEENKYLQYKANVIRDIYLNGTPLQKKATSVLLESFLFYSGFYAPLWYMGNGKMVNVAEIIRLILRDESVHGTYIGYKFRLGMDELADEERQEMTDWVYDLLLDLYQNESRYTEELYDEVGWSENVKVFLKYNANKALMNLGLNPFFSETVEDVDPIVMNGISTTTSNMDFFSSVGNGYLLSDVETMKDSDYDF, from the coding sequence ATGATAAGATTGAACAAGCGCCAACATGATCCAACTACTTCCTATAAATCAATTAATTGGAACGAAGTAGAAGACATGGTTGATAAACTAACCTGGGAGAAGTTGACATCCCAGTTTTGGCTAGATACTAGGATGGTACCTTCTAATGATTTGAGTGACTGGTCCAAATTGAGTGAAGCAGAAAAAACACTTTTCAATAAGGTGTTCGGTGGTTTGACCATGCTAGACACCTTACAAGGTGAAGATGGGAATGCTCAAATTTTGAAAGATGCTAAAACCCAACATGAAATAGCAGTCTTAACTAACATTCAATTTATGGAACAAGTCCATGCAAAAAGCTATTCCACTATTTTTTCAACCTTATGTTCACCAGCTGAAATCAATGAAATTTTTCGCTGGACAGAAGAAAATAAATATCTCCAATACAAAGCGAATGTCATTCGCGATATTTATTTAAATGGAACGCCTTTACAAAAGAAAGCAACCAGTGTCCTTTTAGAATCTTTCCTATTCTACTCTGGTTTTTATGCACCACTTTGGTATATGGGCAATGGGAAAATGGTTAACGTGGCAGAAATTATCCGTTTAATTCTACGTGATGAAAGTGTTCATGGCACTTATATCGGCTACAAATTCCGTTTAGGGATGGATGAATTAGCTGATGAAGAGCGTCAAGAAATGACGGATTGGGTCTATGATTTGTTGTTGGACTTATATCAAAATGAGTCACGCTATACAGAAGAGTTATACGATGAAGTAGGGTGGTCTGAAAATGTGAAGGTGTTTTTGAAATATAACGCCAACAAAGCACTAATGAACCTAGGCCTAAATCCTTTCTTTTCTGAAACAGTTGAAGACGTGGATCCGATTGTTATGAATGGGATTTCAACAACTACTAGTAACATGGACTTTTTCAGTTCAGTCGGGAATGGCTATTTACTGTCTGACGTAGAAACAATGAAAGACTCTGATTATGACTTTTAA